One Funiculus sociatus GB2-C1 DNA window includes the following coding sequences:
- a CDS encoding sigma-70 family RNA polymerase sigma factor: protein MSSVPIDALTNDQPNDKRDTDANLIKRCKEGDTQSFRQLYLRHQQRVRSTIYQLCGTSSLDDLVQEVFLRVWKGLPKLRETSQFSTWLYRISWNVASDQRRQFAQAYSQRQTLTNSLPVEQSAPDLMHLHYQDIVQRGLNELSFDHRVVLVLHDLEDVPQKEVATILSIPVGTVKSRLFHARTLMRQFFQQQGVQL, encoded by the coding sequence GTGTCATCTGTACCAATCGATGCGCTAACCAACGATCAACCCAACGACAAGCGCGACACCGACGCCAACCTCATCAAGCGTTGCAAGGAAGGCGACACACAGAGCTTTCGACAGCTTTATCTGCGTCATCAGCAGCGAGTCAGGTCAACTATTTATCAACTTTGTGGCACCTCATCCCTGGATGATTTAGTGCAAGAGGTCTTCCTTCGCGTCTGGAAAGGATTACCAAAGTTGAGGGAAACATCTCAATTTTCCACCTGGCTTTATCGCATCAGCTGGAATGTCGCGTCCGACCAGCGGCGACAGTTTGCACAAGCGTATTCCCAGAGGCAAACCCTGACAAATTCTCTGCCAGTCGAGCAGTCAGCTCCCGATTTGATGCACCTGCACTATCAGGATATTGTGCAGCGCGGACTCAATGAACTAAGTTTCGATCATCGCGTTGTACTGGTTTTGCACGACTTGGAAGACGTTCCGCAAAAAGAGGTAGCAACTATCTTGTCGATTCCAGTAGGTACAGTGAAGTCTCGCCTCTTCCATGCTAGAACGTTGATGCGGCAATTTTTCCAGCAACAAGGAGTCCAACTATGA
- a CDS encoding Spy/CpxP family protein refolding chaperone, whose amino-acid sequence MSLSRVSLVAVLMLSMGSSAAFATPTLLPQTVAQTPGDSTSPQPQRRKNRDSFLQELNLTPQQMQQMQAMQARYKPQISQRAQAMRQAKQELASLMSSTTASTSQITAKNQQVEQLAQQIRQLKFESMMAMREIMTPEQRTKFAQLMQQRRQNYQNRAGKRNAQ is encoded by the coding sequence ATGTCACTAAGTCGTGTTTCTCTTGTAGCCGTTCTCATGCTATCTATGGGTAGCAGCGCGGCTTTTGCCACTCCTACGCTGTTACCCCAAACGGTTGCACAAACCCCCGGCGATTCCACCAGTCCTCAACCGCAGCGTCGTAAAAATCGGGATTCGTTCCTTCAGGAACTTAATTTAACCCCGCAGCAAATGCAGCAGATGCAGGCAATGCAGGCTAGATACAAACCCCAAATTTCCCAACGCGCACAAGCCATGCGTCAAGCTAAGCAAGAGCTGGCTTCGCTGATGAGCAGCACTACAGCTTCCACTAGCCAAATTACCGCTAAAAATCAGCAAGTTGAACAGTTGGCGCAGCAGATAAGACAGTTGAAGTTTGAAAGCATGATGGCGATGCGGGAAATTATGACTCCAGAGCAACGCACTAAGTTTGCCCAACTGATGCAACAGCGTCGGCAAAATTACCAAAATCGGGCTGGGAAAAGAAACGCACAATAG
- a CDS encoding YqiA/YcfP family alpha/beta fold hydrolase, producing the protein MTNYIYLHGFASSPKSAKAEYFLRRFQSLNISLKLLDLNQGDFSHLTITRQIEQVAAEFPTDETPVTLVGSSLGGLTAAHTSQKYSKVKQLVLLAPAFGFLSHWVPRLGEEQVQRWQEEKYLQVYHYGDKRSLPLHYKFVTDASQYLDEHLQRPIPTLILHGRYDEVIPITASRNYAASRPWVELIELEDDHSLGNVLSEMWKLIQAFCQL; encoded by the coding sequence ATGACCAATTACATTTATCTACACGGATTTGCTTCTAGCCCGAAATCTGCAAAAGCTGAATATTTCTTACGTCGCTTCCAATCTCTAAATATTTCCCTAAAACTCCTCGACCTCAATCAAGGCGACTTTTCTCACTTGACAATAACACGACAAATAGAACAAGTTGCCGCCGAATTTCCTACAGATGAAACACCAGTAACTTTAGTTGGTTCCAGTTTAGGCGGTTTAACTGCTGCACATACCTCACAAAAATATTCAAAAGTCAAACAATTAGTTTTATTAGCTCCAGCCTTTGGGTTTCTCTCCCACTGGGTGCCAAGATTAGGGGAAGAACAAGTGCAACGCTGGCAGGAGGAGAAGTATTTGCAGGTGTATCACTATGGAGACAAGCGATCGCTTCCTCTACATTACAAGTTTGTCACCGACGCTTCCCAATATCTGGACGAACACCTACAACGGCCAATTCCCACCCTGATCCTACACGGGCGTTACGATGAAGTCATTCCGATCACAGCCAGCCGTAACTATGCAGCCTCACGCCCTTGGGTGGAATTAATCGAACTAGAAGACGATCACAGCTTGGGCAACGTCCTGTCTGAGATGTGGAAATTGATTCAAGCCTTCTGCCAGTTGTAG